The Balaenoptera acutorostrata chromosome 10, mBalAcu1.1, whole genome shotgun sequence genome has a window encoding:
- the RBSN gene encoding rabenosyn-5 isoform X2, with amino-acid sequence MTELNQGPKDMSLSAMEGLILTCGNPRSLLTAFDRTNTESAKIRAIEKSVVPWVNDQDVPFCPDCGNKFSIRNRRHHCRLCGSIMCKKCMELISLPLANKLTSASKDSLSTHTSPSQSPNSVHGSRRASISSVSSVSSVLDEKDDDRIRCCTHCKDTLLKREQQIDEKEHTPDIVKLYEKLRLCMEKVDQKAPEYIRMAASLNAGETTYNLEHANDLRVEVQKVYELIDALSKKILTLDLKQDPPPHPNTLRLQRMIRYSATLFVQEKLLGLMSLPTKEQFEELKKKRKQEVERKKILERRAALESQRRLEERHSDLVSHATNGEVVSLRGGPAPLRKAEGWLPLSGGQGQIEDSDPLLQQIHNITSFIRQAKAAGRMDEVRTLQENLRQLQDEYDQQQTEKAIELSRRQAEEEDLQREQLQMLREREREREREQFQAASLHTRTRSLDFREIRPFQLEPGREPRDHLAHALDLGCSPAQSSAAPKTPSPSSALEPIRVWSGPPALDQEFFPQSTTSQHNEVPSLNPFDEEDLSSPAAEGTASRPAAEPSLGPPACVLKEYNPFEEEEEEEAVAGNPFTSPDSPAPSPFDEEDGHPHQRPSGPPVPGNPFEEAPCTNPFEVDSESGQEGEEPIEEELLLQQIDNIKAYIFDAKQCGRLDEVEVLTENLRELKHTLAKQKGGAD; translated from the exons ATGACCGAGCTGAATCAGGGACCCAAGGATATGAGTCTTTCAGCTATGGAGGGGTTGATCCTTACATGTGGGAACCCCAGGAGCTTG CTCACTGCATTTGACAGAACAAATACTGAGTCTGCGAAGATCCGAG caatagaaaagtCCGTGGTGCCTTGGGTCAACGACCAGGATGTCCCCTTCTGTCCAGACTGTGGGAATAAGTTCAGCATCCGCAACCGCCGCCACCACTGCCGCCTCTGTGGGTCTATTATGTGCAAGAAGTGTATGGAGCTCATCAGCCTTCCCTTGGCAA ACAAGCTCACCAGTGCCAGCAAGGACTCCCTGAGCACTCATACCAGCCCCAGCCAGTCACCCAACAGTGTCCACGGCTCCCGCCGGGCCAGTATCAGCAGCGTGAGCAGCGTGAGCTCTGTCCTGGACGAGAAGGATGACGACCGGATCCGCTGCTGTACACACTGCAAGGACACACTACTCAAGAGAGAGCAGCAGATCGACGAGAAGGAGCACACCCCTGACATCGTGAAGCTCTACGAG aAATTACGACTTTGCATGGAGAAAGTTGACCAAAAAGCTCCTGAATACATCAGGATGGCAGCATCATTAAA TGCTGGAGAGACAACCTACAATCTGGAACATGCCAATGACCTTAGAGTGGAAGTGCAGAAAGTGTATGAGCTAATAGACGCTTTAAG TAAGAAGATCTTAACCTTAGACTTGAAGCAGGACCCTCCGCCACATCCAAACACTTTACGGCTGCAGAGGATGATCAGATATTCAGCTACGCTTTTTGTGCAG GAAAAGTTGCTTGGTTTGATGTCACTGCCAACCAAAGAACAGTTTGaggaactgaaaaagaaaaggaagcaggAAGTGGAGAGGAAGAAGATCCTGGAGAGACGG GCTGCCCTGGAATCCCAGCGAAGGCTTGAGGAAAGGCACAGTGACCTGGTGTCTCATGCGACCAACGGGGAGGTGGTGTCCCTTCGCGGGGGCCCTGCCCCGTTGAGAAAGGCTGAGGGCTGGCTCCCGCTCTCAGGAGGTCAGGGGCAGATCGAAGACTCGGACCCACTCCTCCAACAGATCCACAACATCACATCCTTTATCAGGCAGGCTAAGGCCGCGGGCCGGATGGATGAAGTGCGTACGCTGCAGGAGAACCTGCGCCAGCTGCAGGACGAGTATGACCAGCAGCAGACAGAGAAGGCCATTGAGCTGTCCCGGAGGCAGGCCGAGGAGGAGGACCTGCAGCGGGAACAGCTGCAGATGCTGAGGGAACGGGAGCGGGAACGAGAACGGGAGCAGTTCCAGGCGGCATCTCTGCACACGCGGACTCGGTCCCTGGACTTCCGAGAAATCAGGCCTTTTCAGCTGGAGCCAGGCAGAGAGCCCCGCGACCACCTTGCTCATGCCCTGGATCTGGGCTGTTCCCCAGCTCAGAGCAGTGCAGCACCCAAGACCCCTTCACCCAGCTCGGCTCTTGAGCCCATCAGAGTGTGGTCTGGGCCCCCAGCCCTTGACCAGGAATTCTTCCCCCAGAGCACCACGTCGCAGCACAATGAGGTGCCCTCCCTAAATCCCTTTGATGAGGAAGACCTCTCCAGCCCTGCAGCAGAGGGCACGGCCAGCCGTCCTGCTGCAGAGCCTTCCCTCGGCCCTCCAGCCTGTGTCCTCAAGGAGTACAATCCttttgaggaagaggaggaagaggaggcagtgGCAGGGAATCCCTTCACTAGCCCAGACAGCCCAGCCCCCAGTCCCTTTGACGAGGAAGATGGGCATCCCCATCAGAGACCCTCAGGCCCTCCTGTTCCTGGCAACCCCTTCGAGGAGGCGCCCTGTACTAACCCCTTCGAGGTGGACAGTGAGAGCGGGCAGGAGGGCGAGGAGCCCATAGAGGAGGAGCTCCTCCTCCAGCAGATCGACAACATCAAGGCATACATCTTCGATGCCAAGCAGTGCGGCCGCCTGGACGAGGTGGAGGTGCTGACGGAGAACCTGAGGGAGCTGAAGCACACCCTGGCCAAACAGAAGGGGGGCGCCGACTGA
- the RBSN gene encoding rabenosyn-5 isoform X1 has translation MASLDDPGEVREGFLCPLCLKDLQSFYQLQSHYEEEHSGEDRDVKGQIKSLVQKARKAKNRLLKREGDDRAESGTQGYESFSYGGVDPYMWEPQELGAVRSHLSDFKKHRAARIDHYVVEVNKLIIRLEKLTAFDRTNTESAKIRAIEKSVVPWVNDQDVPFCPDCGNKFSIRNRRHHCRLCGSIMCKKCMELISLPLANKLTSASKDSLSTHTSPSQSPNSVHGSRRASISSVSSVSSVLDEKDDDRIRCCTHCKDTLLKREQQIDEKEHTPDIVKLYEKLRLCMEKVDQKAPEYIRMAASLNAGETTYNLEHANDLRVEVQKVYELIDALSKKILTLDLKQDPPPHPNTLRLQRMIRYSATLFVQEKLLGLMSLPTKEQFEELKKKRKQEVERKKILERRAALESQRRLEERHSDLVSHATNGEVVSLRGGPAPLRKAEGWLPLSGGQGQIEDSDPLLQQIHNITSFIRQAKAAGRMDEVRTLQENLRQLQDEYDQQQTEKAIELSRRQAEEEDLQREQLQMLREREREREREQFQAASLHTRTRSLDFREIRPFQLEPGREPRDHLAHALDLGCSPAQSSAAPKTPSPSSALEPIRVWSGPPALDQEFFPQSTTSQHNEVPSLNPFDEEDLSSPAAEGTASRPAAEPSLGPPACVLKEYNPFEEEEEEEAVAGNPFTSPDSPAPSPFDEEDGHPHQRPSGPPVPGNPFEEAPCTNPFEVDSESGQEGEEPIEEELLLQQIDNIKAYIFDAKQCGRLDEVEVLTENLRELKHTLAKQKGGAD, from the exons ATGGCTTCTCTGGATGACCCAGGGGAAGTGAGGGAGGGCTTCCTCTGCCCTTTGTGCCTGAAGGACCTGCAGTCTTTCTATCAGCTGCAGTCACATTATGAGGAAGAGCACTCCGGGGAAGACCGCGATGTCAAAGGGCAAATTAAAA GTCTTGTCCAGAAGGCTAGGAAAGCGAAGAACAGGCTGTTGAAACGAGAAGGAGATGACCGAGCTGAATCAGGGACCCAAGGATATGAGTCTTTCAGCTATGGAGGGGTTGATCCTTACATGTGGGAACCCCAGGAGCTTG GTGCTGTGAGAAGCCATCTTTCCGACTTCAAAAAACACCGAGCTGCCAGAATTGACCACTATGTTGTTGAAGTCAATAAATTAATAATCAGGTTAGAGAAG CTCACTGCATTTGACAGAACAAATACTGAGTCTGCGAAGATCCGAG caatagaaaagtCCGTGGTGCCTTGGGTCAACGACCAGGATGTCCCCTTCTGTCCAGACTGTGGGAATAAGTTCAGCATCCGCAACCGCCGCCACCACTGCCGCCTCTGTGGGTCTATTATGTGCAAGAAGTGTATGGAGCTCATCAGCCTTCCCTTGGCAA ACAAGCTCACCAGTGCCAGCAAGGACTCCCTGAGCACTCATACCAGCCCCAGCCAGTCACCCAACAGTGTCCACGGCTCCCGCCGGGCCAGTATCAGCAGCGTGAGCAGCGTGAGCTCTGTCCTGGACGAGAAGGATGACGACCGGATCCGCTGCTGTACACACTGCAAGGACACACTACTCAAGAGAGAGCAGCAGATCGACGAGAAGGAGCACACCCCTGACATCGTGAAGCTCTACGAG aAATTACGACTTTGCATGGAGAAAGTTGACCAAAAAGCTCCTGAATACATCAGGATGGCAGCATCATTAAA TGCTGGAGAGACAACCTACAATCTGGAACATGCCAATGACCTTAGAGTGGAAGTGCAGAAAGTGTATGAGCTAATAGACGCTTTAAG TAAGAAGATCTTAACCTTAGACTTGAAGCAGGACCCTCCGCCACATCCAAACACTTTACGGCTGCAGAGGATGATCAGATATTCAGCTACGCTTTTTGTGCAG GAAAAGTTGCTTGGTTTGATGTCACTGCCAACCAAAGAACAGTTTGaggaactgaaaaagaaaaggaagcaggAAGTGGAGAGGAAGAAGATCCTGGAGAGACGG GCTGCCCTGGAATCCCAGCGAAGGCTTGAGGAAAGGCACAGTGACCTGGTGTCTCATGCGACCAACGGGGAGGTGGTGTCCCTTCGCGGGGGCCCTGCCCCGTTGAGAAAGGCTGAGGGCTGGCTCCCGCTCTCAGGAGGTCAGGGGCAGATCGAAGACTCGGACCCACTCCTCCAACAGATCCACAACATCACATCCTTTATCAGGCAGGCTAAGGCCGCGGGCCGGATGGATGAAGTGCGTACGCTGCAGGAGAACCTGCGCCAGCTGCAGGACGAGTATGACCAGCAGCAGACAGAGAAGGCCATTGAGCTGTCCCGGAGGCAGGCCGAGGAGGAGGACCTGCAGCGGGAACAGCTGCAGATGCTGAGGGAACGGGAGCGGGAACGAGAACGGGAGCAGTTCCAGGCGGCATCTCTGCACACGCGGACTCGGTCCCTGGACTTCCGAGAAATCAGGCCTTTTCAGCTGGAGCCAGGCAGAGAGCCCCGCGACCACCTTGCTCATGCCCTGGATCTGGGCTGTTCCCCAGCTCAGAGCAGTGCAGCACCCAAGACCCCTTCACCCAGCTCGGCTCTTGAGCCCATCAGAGTGTGGTCTGGGCCCCCAGCCCTTGACCAGGAATTCTTCCCCCAGAGCACCACGTCGCAGCACAATGAGGTGCCCTCCCTAAATCCCTTTGATGAGGAAGACCTCTCCAGCCCTGCAGCAGAGGGCACGGCCAGCCGTCCTGCTGCAGAGCCTTCCCTCGGCCCTCCAGCCTGTGTCCTCAAGGAGTACAATCCttttgaggaagaggaggaagaggaggcagtgGCAGGGAATCCCTTCACTAGCCCAGACAGCCCAGCCCCCAGTCCCTTTGACGAGGAAGATGGGCATCCCCATCAGAGACCCTCAGGCCCTCCTGTTCCTGGCAACCCCTTCGAGGAGGCGCCCTGTACTAACCCCTTCGAGGTGGACAGTGAGAGCGGGCAGGAGGGCGAGGAGCCCATAGAGGAGGAGCTCCTCCTCCAGCAGATCGACAACATCAAGGCATACATCTTCGATGCCAAGCAGTGCGGCCGCCTGGACGAGGTGGAGGTGCTGACGGAGAACCTGAGGGAGCTGAAGCACACCCTGGCCAAACAGAAGGGGGGCGCCGACTGA